The Neurospora crassa OR74A linkage group IV, whole genome shotgun sequence genome has a segment encoding these proteins:
- the pks-3 gene encoding polyketide synthase 3: MDSNMPIAIIGMSCRFAGDVDSPSKLWDLLAQGKSAWSEIPKDRFNIDGFHHPNFEKLNGTNVIGGHFMKEDVGLFDAHFFNLSAETAAALDPQFRLQLESTYEALESAGITLQDVAGSNTSVYAGSFFRDYHESLIRDPDTLPRFLLMGTGAAMASNRLSHFFDLRGPSMSVDTGCSTTLTALHQACQSLRSGESTMSIVGGANIMFNPDMFLAMSSMTLISKDGRSWAFDSRANGYGRGEGSATVVLKPLDAALRDGDPIRAVIRDSGINQDGKTETITTPSGEAQEALIRACYERAGLDPGQTTYFEAHGTGTPTGDPIEVKAIARVFKDSRKGNGEDALLRIGSVKTNIGHTETASGVAAIIKVALALERGQIPPSINFETPNAKLSLDEWKLKVPTELEEWVGKDGIRRASINNFGYGGSNAHVIMEDYSSYLATTQRPKALPLTNGTAPGHHHHHHHQHTDSGIVIDDDFHGNGNNGDHHHSKVFLLSAKDEKATERMIANLKTYLHQQKANTHSKIAENALLSNLAHTLCDRRTLFPWTATFSGASLDSLIRTLDSGRVKPAKASAQPPRIGFVFTGQGAQWWAMGKELIDAYPIFKAALLDCDVQLKKLGATWNMCEELSRDAETSKVNQLDYSTPVCVAVQIALVELLKAWGIKPTAVTSHSSGEIAAAYAAGALDLASAMAIAFARGGLASEGNRQFARKGGMMAVGLGREEAEKYLPRVTQGQVVVACENSPTSSTLSGDVEGLVELEQIMKEENIFARRLKVDAAWHSHHMEAVADAYYASMDKKVKPAKSKLDMIFSSPCTGKRMDKVNEIGSPGHWVRSLTGCVRFVDAFRSMVFAEEGATEPTVDMVIEVGPHAALSGPIQDILGMPQFKGVTIPYGSCLIRKKSAVDTMQDLVGDLVRKGYPVNLKAVNFPFGMEGVKVLTDLPAYPWNHSTKHWIEPRFNRALRQRSEAPHDLLGSLVLGCDPSAPTWRHIVRLGDLPWAKDHCVQGNMIYPAAGYIAMAVEGMQRFASRQAGDKKIAGYQLRDVDILNALVVPETSEGIEMQLSLRPGSERDLSTKGWTEFTVQSVNLDNKWTDHCKGLIWVQFGAAPKHAVNQPTQDSHYRIRINPNDIWAGMRSGGINHGPIFRNMKSIRARSKQSVTTFTVADTKSVMPKQHEHAHVIHPTTLDSVFQAAYTAAPGAGGKNQTPKVPRSISKLWISHDISKQAGHDFKAYANLDHADDQSTKTALRVVDDAADAAAPVISIDGFVCQSIGNAPTAADEPWEADKFTTTHWAPDVTFLKDAFLKKQLGSQITPEEAEILMDLRKACMYYIYDALRDLTPEDIKKLEWYHKKFYIWMRLQADLARANELGPDSSKWANATLNEKAILLEKVKMSSTNGEMVYRLGPQIVPILRGEITALEVMLEQNLLSRYYLEGLKWGRANAKLGEMVRHYAHKNPHAKMIEIGGGTGGATAHVLNAIGTADDGLGPRAASYDFTDVSSGFFEAAKEKFQPWKDLMRFKKLNIEQDPVSQGFEEGTYDVVIACQVLHATKSMDNTMQNVRKLLKPGGKLFIMETTQDQMDVQFVFGFLSGWWLSEEEERKFSPSLSVPMWDRVLHRTGFRGVEAEIRDVEHDELYAFSVMSSTAAASAPVFDFDITFVTASNQIPEVWLDKLRVSIGLLTCSVPTVKSLEEVTVDGNDVCVFLDDPKNPVLADPSKAQFSGVRDMCTRAKGLLWLTQGGADECDQPLASLAAGFLRSLRQEYSGKRLATLDLDPIQDMWSETSITTITEVFRKLFDYSINEAGSDYEFAEREGAVKIPRYIKDVTRNSAVFKQQQATTQPEAEMQPFIQPDRPLRLAIGTAGLLDTLKFVDDPTASDPLPEDFVEVEPRAFGVNFRDVMVAMGQLKSNTMGYDCAGVITRVGPAAAAEGYQVGDRVSVLLRGHYASRTRIHWTSAVKIPDTMTFETAASLPTQYVAAYVSLYDTARLQKGESVLIHAATGGVGQAAVMMAQRVGAEVFVTVGTDEKREFVMKHYGIAADHIFSSRDTSFAAGVMAMTKGRGVDVVLNSLAGTLLQESFNCLAPFGRFVEIGKRDLEQNSSLAMEAFTRAVSYTSIDVITLGEYKKMETNRIMKDIIHLVGAGELRVVEPITVYPVGEIEKAFRLMQAGKHMGKIVLTASEETLVPVLPRATSNTVSLRSDASYLVVGGFGGLGRSICSWLAEHGAKNLVIVSRNAKADKLAQLQTELNHVSKGVKVTAISCDISNMAVLTKALDCVERGVPPIRGIIHGGMELRDSVLEHMKLEDHKAALAPKLNGSWNLHQYFSSTEKESLDFYIMLSSLVGVVGFASQSNYSAGGTFQDSLATHRVAHGLPGVSLDLPVVKSVGYLADHPDSEKTIDSLKRHGFTALAEDEVLAAIGSAIQTPFAGPLTLGLNCGPSGQPSLDAPLARDARFAQLKHRAVKSSSTSQSSVSATTGDLSSLLASSQSIEEAVTHTLEAISKKLQDIFMIADASEINPDCSPAEFGVDSLVAVELRNMLSMKAGSEMSIFEIMQCGSLKGLAGVVVGKSGFVDDGLKE, encoded by the coding sequence CCGCGGGCCCAGCATGTCGGTCGACACGGGCTGCTCCACCACCCTCACAGCGCTTCACCAGGCCTGCCAGAGCTTGCGTTCGGGCGAATCCACCATGTCGATTGTGGGCGGCGCCAACATCATGTTCAACCCCGACATGTTCCTCGCCATGTCCTCCATGACGCTCATCTCCAAGGACGGCCGGTCCTGGGCCTTTGACAGCCGCGCCAACGGCTACGGCCGCGGCGAGGGATCGGCCACGGTGGTTCTCAAGCCCCTTGACGCCGCTCTGCGCGACGGCGACCCCATCCGCGCCGTTATCCGCGACAGCGGCATCAACCAGGACGGCAAGACCGAGACCATCACCACGCCCAGCGGCGAGGCACAGGAGGCCTTGATCCGCGCCTGCTACGAGCGCGCAGGTCTCGATCCGGGACAGACGACGTACTTTGAGGCACACGGAACGGGTACTCCGACGGGCGATCCAATCGAGGTGAAGGCCATCGCCAGGGTGTTCAAGGACTCGCGCAAGGGCAACGGCGAGGACGCGCTGCTGCGTATCGGGTCCGTCAAGACCAACATTGGCCACACCGAGACGGCCTCGGGCGTGGCGGCCATCATCAAGGTGGCCTTGGCGCTGGAAAGGGGCCAGATCCCGCCGAGCATCAACTTTGAGACGCCGAATGCCAAGTTGAGTTTGGACGAGTGGAAGCTCAAAGTGCCCACCGAGTTGGAGGAGTGGGTGGGCAAGGACGGCATCAGGCGGGCCAGCATTAACAATTTCGGCTATGGCGGGTCGAATGCCCACGTTATTATGGAGGATTACAGCAGCTACCTCGCCACGACTCAGCGGCCCAAGGCGCTACCTCTGACGAATGGCACTGCCcctggccaccaccaccaccaccaccaccaacacaccGATAGCGGAATTGTCATTGACGACGACTTccacggcaacggcaacaatggcgaccaccaccactccaaggtcttcctcctctccgccaAAGACGAAAAAGCCACGGAGCGCATGATCGCCAACCTCAAGACGTACCTCCACCAGCAGAAGGCCAACACCCACTCCAAGATCGCCGAGAATGCCCTCCTCTCCAACCTCGCCCACACCCTCTGCGACCGCCGCACCCTCTTCCCCTGGACCGCCACCTTCTCGGGCGCCTCTCTCGACTCCCTCATCCGCACCCTCGACTCCGGCCGCGTCAAGCCCGCCAAGGCCTCGGCCCAGCCACCGCGCATCGGCTTCGTCTTCACCGGCCAAGGCGCCCAGTGGTGGGCCATGGGCAAGGAGCTCATCGACGCCTACCCCATCTTCAAGGCCGCCTTGCTCGACTGCGACGTCCAGCTCAAGAAACTCGGGGCCACCTGGAACATGTGCGAAGAGCTGTCGCGCGATGCCGAGACCAGCAAGGTCAACCAGCTCGACTACAGCACGCCCGTGTGCGTCGCCGTGCAGATTGCCTTGGTCGAGCTGCTGAAGGCGTGGGGCATCAAGCCGACGGCTGTCACGTCCCACTCGTCGGGCGAGATTGCCGCTGCTTATGCCGCTGGTGCGCTGGACTTGGCGAGCGCCATGGCCATTGCCTTTGCCAGAGGAGGGTTGGCTAGCGAGGGTAACCGCCAGTTTGCGAGAAAGGGAGGCATGATGGCTGTCGGGCTGGGACGGGAGGAAGCCGAGAAGTACCTTCCTAGAGTTACCCAGGGTCAGGTGGTCGTTGCCTGCGAGAACTCGCCGACGAGCAGCACCCTGTCGGGTGATGTCGAGGGTTTGGTTGAGCTGGAGCAGAtcatgaaggaggagaacaTCTTTGCCAGACGGCTGAAAGTTGATGCTGCCTGGCATTCGCATCACATGGAGGCTGTCGCTGATGCGTACTATGCGTCCATGGATAAGAAGGTCAAGCCGGCCAAGAGCAAGCTGGACAtgatcttctcttctccttgcACCGGCAAGCGGATGGACAAGGTTAACGAGATTGGCAGCCCGGGACACTGGGTGCGCTCGTTGACGGGCTGTGTCCGGTTTGTGGATGCGTTCCGCAGCATGGTCTTTGCTGAGGAGGGTGCCACAGAGCCGACGGTTGATATGGTGATCGAGGTCGGTCCCCACGCGGCGCTGTCGGGTCCCATCCAGGATATCTTGGGTATGCCCCAGTTCAAGGGGGTTACTATCCCGTATGGCAGCTGCTTGATTCGCAAGAAGAGCGCGGTTGATACCATGCAGGATTTGGTCGGCGACCTGGTTCGCAAGGGGTATCCTGTCAACCTCAAGGCTGTCAACTTCCCCTTTGGCATGGAGGGTGTCAAGGTGTTGACTGACTTGCCTGCCTACCCCTGGAATCACTCGACCAAGCACTGGATTGAGCCGCGCTTCAACAGGGCCCTCAGACAGCGTTCCGAGGCTCCTCATGACTTGCTTGGCTCGCTGGTGCTGGGCTGTGATCCTAGTGCTCCTACTTGGCGCCACATTGTCCGTCTCGGTGACCTTCCTTGGGCCAAGGACCATTGTGTCCAGGGCAACATGATCTATCCCGCTGCTGGATACATTGCCATGGCTGTTGAGGGCATGCAGCGCTTCGCTTCCCGTCAAGCGGGCGACAAGAAGATTGCTGGCTACCAGCTTCGTGATGTTGACATCCTCAACGCTCTGGTTGTTCCCGAGACGAGCGAGGGTATCGAGATGCAGCTTTCTCTTCGCCCCGGCAGTGAGCGGGATCTATCTACCAAGGGATGGACCGAGTTCACTGTTCAGTCCGTCAACTTGGACAACAAGTGGACTGATCACTGCAAGGGCTTGATCTGGGTTCAGTTCGGCGCTGCTCCCAAGCACGCCGTCAACCAGCCTACCCAGGACTCCCACTACCGCATCCGTATCAACCCCAATGACATCTGGGCTGGCATGCGCTCGGGTGGTATCAACCATGGTCCCATCTTCCGCAACATGAAGAGCATTCGTGCCCGCAGCAAGCAGTCCGTCACCACCTTCACCGTCGCCGACACCAAGTCCGTCATGCCCAAGCAGCACGAGCATGCCCATGTCATCCACCCCACCACTTTGGATTCGGTCTTCCAAGCCGCTTACACTGCTGCCCCCGGCGCTGGTGGCAAGAACCAGACCCCCAAGGTTCCTCGCTCCATCAGCAAGCTCTGGATCTCCCACGACATCAGCAAGCAAGCCGGCCACGACTTCAAGGCCTACGCCAACCTCGACCACGCCGACGACCAATCCACCAAGACTGCTCTCCGCGTCGTCGATGATGCTGCCGATGCTGCCGCGCCTGTCATTTCCATCGACGGCTTTGTCTGCCAATCCATCGGCAACGCgcccaccgccgccgacgagCCCTGGGAAGCCGACAagttcaccaccacccactgGGCGCCCGACGTGACCTTCCTCAAGGACGCCTTCCTCAAGAAACAGCTCGGCAGCCAAATCACGcccgaggaggccgagatCCTCATGGACCTCCGCAAGGCGTGCATGTACTACATCTACGACGCCCTCCGCGACCTCACCCCCGAGGacatcaagaagctcgagTGGTACCACAAGAAGTTCTACATCTGGATGCGTCTGCAGGCCGACTTGGCGCGCGCCAACGAGCTGGGCCCCGATAGCAGCAAATGGGCCAACGCCACGCTGAACGAGAAGGCCATCCTGCTGGAGAAGGTCAAGATGAGCAGCACCAACGGCGAGATGGTGTACCGTCTTGGTCCGCAGATCGTGCCCATCCTGAGGGGAGAGATCACGGCCCTAGAGGTGATGCTCGAGCAGAACTTGCTGTCCCGCTACTACCTCGAAGGCCTCAAATGGGGTCGCGCCAACGCCAAGCTGGGCGAAATGGTCCGCCACTACGCGCACAAGAACCCCCACGCGAAGATGATTGAGATTGGTGGCGGTACCGGCGGTGCCACGGCTCATGTCCTCAACGCCATCGGCACGGCCGACGATGGACTGGGCCCCCGCGCTGCTAGCTACGACTTCACCGATGTATCGTCGGGCTTCTTCGAGGCGGCCAAGGAAAAGTTCCAGCCGTGGAAGGACCTGATGCGCTTCAAGAAGCTCAACATTGAGCAGGATCCTGTGTCGCAAGGGTTCGAGGAGGGAACGTACGATGTGGTGATTGCTTGCCAGGTTCTGCACGCGACAAAGTCAATGGATAACACGATGCAGAACGTGCGCAAGCTCCTCAAGCCCGGCGGTAAGCTGTTCATCATGGAGACGACCCAGGACCAGATGGATGTCCAGTTTGTGTTTGGTTTCCTTTccgggtggtggttgagcgaggaggaggagcgcaaGTTCAGCCCGTCGCTTTCCGTGCCCATGTGGGATCGCGTCTTGCATCGCACTGGCTTCCGCGGTGTTGAGGCGGAGATCAGGGATGTCGAGCATGATGAGCTTTATGCGTTTAGCGTCATGAGCTCGACGGCTGCGGCTAGTGCTCCTGTATTTGACTTTGACATCACCTTTGTCACGGCGAGCAACCAGATTCCCGAGGTGTGGTTGGATAAGCTGAGGGTGTCAATTGGGTTGTTGACCTGCTCCGTGCCAACGGTGAAGAGCCTCGAGGAGGTCACGGTTGATGGAAACGATGTCTGCGTCTTCCTCGATGATCCCAAGAACCCCGTTCTGGCGGACCCGAGCAAGGCGCAGTTCAGTGGCGTCAGAGACATGTGCACTCGCGCCAAGGGCCTGCTTTGGTTGACGCAGGGCGGCGCCGATGAGTGCGATCAGCCTTTGGCTTCGCTCGCTGCTGGATTCCTCCGCTCTTTGAGGCAGGAGTACTCCGGCAAGCGTCTGGCCACACTCGATCTCGACCCGATCCAGGACATGTGGTCCGAGAcgtccatcaccaccatcaccgagGTGTTCCGCAAGTTGTTCGACTACTCGATCAACGAAGCCGGAAGCGACTACGAGTTTGCCGAGCGCGAGGGAGCCGTCAAGATCCCACGCTACATCAAGGACGTCACGCGCAACTCGGCCGTCTTCAAGCAACAGCAAGCCACCACCCAACCCGAAGCCGAGATGCAGCCTTTCATCCAGCCTGACCGCCCCTTGCGTCTAGCCATTGGCACCGCCGGCTTGCTTGACACACTCAAATTCGTCGACGACCCGACGGCGTCTGACCCTCTTCCCGAGGACTTTGTCGAAGTCGAGCCGCGCGCGTTCGGCGTCAACTTCCGCGACGTCATGGTTGCCATGGGCCAACTCAAGTCCAACACCATGGGCTACGACTGCGCCGGCGTCATCACGCGCGTTGGtcccgccgctgctgctgaaggTTACCAAGTTGGTGACCGCGTCTCTGTTTTGCTCAGAGGTCACTACGCCAGCAGGACGCGCATCCACTGGACCAGCGCCGTCAAGATCCCCGATACGATGACGTTTGAGACGGCCGCTAGCTTGCCGACGCAATACGTCGCTGCTTACGTTTCCTTGTATGACACTGCTCGTCTGCAAAAGGGCGAGTCGGTCCTCATCCATGCTGCCACGGGCGGTGTCGGTCAAgcggcggtgatgatggcgcAGCGCGTGGGCGCCGAGGTGTTTGTGACTGTTGGCACGGACGAGAAGCGCGAGTTTGTCATGAAGCACTACGGGATTGCGGCCGACCATATCTTTTCCTCGCGCGATACTTCCTTCGCTGCAGGCGTCATGGCCATGACCAAGGGCCGGGGCGTGGATGTGGTGCTTAACTCGCTGGCTGGCACTCTTTTGCAGGAATCTTTCAACTGCTTGGCTCCCTTTGGCCGCTTCGTGGAGATTGGCAAACGCGATCTGGAGCAGAACAGCAGTCTGGCGATGGAGGCGTTCACGCGGGCGGTGTCATACACAAGCATTGACGTGATCACACTGGGAGAGtacaagaagatggagacgaACCGGATCATGAAGGACATTATCCACTTGGTTGGGGCTGGAGAGTTGCGGGTGGTTGAGCCGATCACAGTTTATCCCGTCGGAGAGATTGAGAAGGCATTCAGGTTGATGCAGGCTGGCAAGCACATGGGTAAGATCGTGTTGACTGCCTCAGAGGAGACCTTGGTGCCGGTCCTCCCGCGTGCCACCTCCAACACCGTCTCTCTCCGCTCCGACGCGTCCtacctcgtcgtcggcggcttcggcggtCTCGGTCGCTCCATCTGCTCCTGGCTCGCCGAGCACGGAGCCAAGAATCTTGTCATTGTCTCCCGCAACGCCAAAGCCGACAAGCTCGCCCAGCTACAGACCGAACTGAACCACGTCTCCAAGGGCGTCAAGGTCACCGCCATCAGCTGCGACATCTCCAACATGGCTGTCCTTACCAAAGCCCTCGACTGCGTCGAGCGCGGCGTGCCTCCCATCCGCGGCATCATCCACGGCGGCATGGAACTGCGCGACTCCGTCCTCGAACACATGAAACTAGAAGATCACAAGGCCGCTCTGGCGCCCAAACTCAACGGCTCCTGGAACTTGCACCAGTATTTCTCCTCTACTGAAAAAGAGAGTCTAGACTTCTACATCATGCTCTCCTCtctcgtcggcgtcgtcggcTTCGCTTCCCAATCCAACTACTCCGCAGGCGGCACCTTCCAAGACAGCCTCGCCACCCACCGCGTCGCTCACGGTCTTCCCGGTGTCTCGCTCGACTTGCCCGTCGTCAAATCCGTCGGTTACCTCGCCGACCACCCCGACTCGGAAAAGACCATTGACTCGCTCAAGCGCCACGGCTTCACTGCCTTGGCAGAGGACGAAGTCCTAGCAGCCATTGGCTCTGCGATTCAGACCCCCTTCGCAGGCCCCCTCACCCTCGGTCTCAACTGCGGACCGTCCGGGCAACCATCCCTTGATGCTCCTCTAGCGCGCGACGCCCGTTTCGCACAGCTTAAACACCGCGCTGTCAAgtcttcttccacctcccAATCTTCAGTTTCAGCCACCACGGGGGATCTATCCAGTCTGCTGGCTTCGTCTCAAAGTATCGAAGAAGCAGTCACCCACACGCTGGAAGCCATCAGCAAGAAATTGCAAGATATCTTTATGATTGCGGACGCGAGCGAGATCAACCCGGATTGTTCGCCCGCAGAGTTTGGGGTGGATAGTCTGGTGGCGGTGGAGTTGAGGAACATGCTGAGTATGAAGGCGGGGAGCGAGATGAGTATCTTTGAGATTATGCAGTGTGGGAGTTTGAAGGGGTtggcgggggtggtggtggggaagAGTGggtttgttgatgatgggttgAAGGAGTGA
- the ada-6 gene encoding ADA-6: protein MPPASRRTSSTDGPPQPRQLPGSACEECRKRKLRCDRQRPQCGTCADAGIVCEVNHNRLARGPKKGDLKALRSRIVALERRLSLDPTNLEGLSLHGDADLLQHPLSATSTCTTPPGPASEGDLSQVASPRGRGSIWEGDYHTHNGQLSPMTPQIPLSMQNFEFPPSPPTPPKRALIHDLMRADLDQLYFDRVHSNVPIFNQSRYFALSQQTPLSTHHHNNAPNPRLCLQYAMWTLAMALSSQFESYRDTLYNETKQMLESLDMYENHHPHESPVCVEEIQAWLLLAFYEFSRTNYKRGWVTAGRAFRLVQLARLHEIDSPERSMLQQGEDPVLVEERRRTFWVAYCLDRFISLKNQWPLTLMEEVICTRLPSPELSFQSGQPIQMCFLSEAIASGDHGLFSPLAESVVLATVCGRTLSHTQVANVERTYGSNSADFWIRHEWLAGMVNKRLDSLVQSYPVVSAAADPMLFFAFMLAHTTTINLCKVVEAGDCQGSGQQQAWDPAVFEYQKRALRAAREIAALTKAHEHLGYFKAHIFLPLSISLAASRLISQRTQTINDLAAQVPEGFIPATETEYDGEIQSCMDALRKMQTFNNLAREHLHTLELVQQQQQRAQQQQTLLMGHVPSQSPGHSLNVSHQHIPQIQLCTY, encoded by the exons ATGCCGCCTGCTAGCCGACGAACCAGCAGCACGGATGGGCCTCCGCAGCCGAGACAGCTGCCCGGGTCCGCCTGCGAGGAGTGCCGGAAACGCAAGTTGCGATGCGACCGGCAACGTCCCCAATGCGGAACTTGCGCCGATGCAGGAATCGTATGCGAAGTCAACCATAATCGCCTCGCCCGCGGGCCCAAGAAAGGCGATCTCAAGGCCCTGCGGAGCCGCATCG tcgctCTTGAACGTCGTCTCAGTCTCGACCCAACCAACCTCGAAGGCCTATCTCTCCATGGCGACGCCGACCTTTTACAACATCCTCTTTCTGCCACCAGCACTTGCACAACACCACCAGGACCTGCCTCCGAAGGCGACCTCAGCCAAGTTGCCTCACCACGAGGGAGGGGTTCGATATGGGAGGGCGACTACCACACCCACAATGGACAGCTTTCGCCCATGACACCGCAGATTCCCTTGTCCATGCAAAACTTCGAGTtccctccatcaccacccacacCACCCAAGCGCGCCTTGATCCATGATCTCATGCGTGCTGACCT CGACCAACTCTATTTCGACCGCGTCCACTCCAACGTCCCCATCTTCAACCAGTCCCGCTACTTCGCCCTCTCCCAACAAACACCCCtctccacccaccaccacaacaacgcTCCCAACCCCCGCCTATGTCTCCAGTACGCCATGTGGACGCTGGCCATGGCCTTGTCCTCCCAGTTCGAATCCTACCGTGACACCCTCTACAACGAAACCAAGCAGATGCTCGAGTCGCTCGACATGTACGAAAACCACCACCCGCACGAAAGCCCCGTCTGCGTCGAGGAAATCCAAGCCTGGCTTTTGCTTGCCTTTTACGAGTTCTCCAGGACCAACTACAAGCGCGGGTGGGTGACGGCCGGCAGGGCGTTCAGACTGGTGCAGCTGGCAAGACTGCATGAGATCGATAGCCCCGAGAGGTCGATGCTGCAGCAGGGGGAGGATCCGGTGCTGGTGGAGGAGCGGAGGAGGACATTTTGGGTGGCGTATTGCTTGGATCGGTTCATCAGCTTGAAGAACCAATGGCCATTGAcgttgatggaggaggtg ATCTGCACTCGCCTCCCCTCGCCCGAACTTTCCTTCCAAAGCGGCCAACCGATCCAAATGTGTTTCCTCTCCGAAGCCATCGCATCCGGCGATCACGGCCTGTTTTCTCCCTTGGCCGAGAGCGTCGTGCTCGCCACTGTCTGTGGCCGCACCCTCTCCCACACGCAGGTTGCCAACGTCGAGCGCACTTACGGTAGCAACTCGGCCGACTTTTGGATCCGACACGAATGGCTGGCCGGCATGGTCAACAAGAGGCTGGATTCTCTTGTGCAGAGCTACCCGGTTgtgtcggcggcggcggatcCGATGCTCTTCTTTGCTTTCATGCTTGCTCACACGACGACCATCAACTTGTGCAAGGTGGTAGAGGCTGGTGATTGCCAGGGGAGTGGACAGCAGCAGGCTTGGGATCCGGCCGTGTTTGAGTATCAGAAGCGGGCGCTGAGGGCCGCGAGGGAGATTGCCGCCTTGACCAAGGCTCATGAGCATCTTGGTTATTTCAAG GCACacatcttcctccctctctccatCTCTCTTGCCGCCTCCCGCCTAATATCCCAACGGACCCAAACCATCAACGACCTCGCCGCCCAAGTGCCCGAGGGCTTTATCCCCGCCACGGAAACCGAATACGACGGCGAAATCCAGTCGTGCATGGACGCGCTACGAAAGATGCAAACGTTCAACAACTTGGCCAGGGAACATCTACATACGCTGGAGCTtgtccagcagcagcagcaacgtgcgcaacaacaacagactCTTTTGATGGGCCATGTACCAAGTCAGAGTCCTGGCCATTCTCTTAATGTTTCACACCAGCATATACCCCAAATTCAACTTTGTACTTATTAG